ATTGATGCGATATCGCAACGTGACTTTCCCGTGATTCAAGGCTCTGTCATTATCTTGTCTTTTTTGATGATCTTCGTGAATTTGTTGGTTGATCTCAGTTATGGCTTTATTGATCCACGTATTAGGCAGGGAGGAGGAAAAAGCGAATGACGACAGCGACGGTTCCAAACAATCAGACCAATCTACCAATCAAAAAACGTGGAAAATGGAGCAAGATGGGCAGAAGATTCGCTCGAAATCCGTGGGCAATGACGGGGATGTTCTTGCTTATGCTTGCCGTCGTATCCGCACTTTTTGCACCGGTAATTGCGCCATCCACTCCTGATAAAGCTGATTTGCGTGCACGGTTGGTTGCTCCCTCGTGGATGGACGATACGGGGAAATCCGAGCATTTGCTGGGTACGGATCAGGTAGGACGTGACTTACTGAGCCGAATCATTTACGGAGCGCGAATATCGTTATTGGTTGGTGTCGTATCCGTACTGATTTCCTTAGTTATCGGGGTGATTCTGGGCCTCATCGCAGGCTTTTACGGGCGCTGGGTAGATGATCTGCTAATGCGCTTGGCAGATGTACAGCTGGCATTCCCTTTCATTTTGTTTGCGATTATCGTCATGACGGTTTTTGGGGCAGGTTTATGGAAGCTCATACTTGTTCTGGGGATCAGTAACTGGGTAGGCTTTGCACGACTGGTTCGAGGACAGGTCATGAGTGTAAAAGAAATGGAATACGTTCAGGCTGCCAAAGCTATCGGGGCTACGAATTTGCGGATCATCAGAAAACATGTCCTGCCAAACGTCTCTTCTTCGATCATCGTATTGGCAACGTTAAATGTAGCAACCAACATTTTGTTGGAAGCATCGTTGACGTTTATTGGATTGGGTGTAGACCCTTCGATTCCTACATGGGGCGGCATGCTGGCAGACGGTCGCAACTATCTGGAGACGGCATGGTGGGTTGCTACTTTCCCTGGCATCGCTATTATGATTACGGTGTTTGGAATTAACCTGCTGGGCGATTGGCTGCGTGATGAGCTAGATCCAAATCTGCGCGTGTAAGGGGGCTAACCAATGAGAGGGCTAGGTGATATTTTTACAACGAAAGGGTTAGTTGCGGACCGAAACAATGACGGTGTAGCTGATTCGTTGTCTGTTTCCTTCTGTTTTCAAACGGGAATCGTCGTAGAAGGATTCATTGATTTTTGTGCCCGATTAGGCCTTGAAACAAGTGAGCTGGATCTGCCCTCCATTCGTATGGAAGATTCACCGATGGTCGCTAGCA
The window above is part of the Brevibacillus brevis NBRC 100599 genome. Proteins encoded here:
- a CDS encoding ABC transporter permease; its protein translation is MTTATVPNNQTNLPIKKRGKWSKMGRRFARNPWAMTGMFLLMLAVVSALFAPVIAPSTPDKADLRARLVAPSWMDDTGKSEHLLGTDQVGRDLLSRIIYGARISLLVGVVSVLISLVIGVILGLIAGFYGRWVDDLLMRLADVQLAFPFILFAIIVMTVFGAGLWKLILVLGISNWVGFARLVRGQVMSVKEMEYVQAAKAIGATNLRIIRKHVLPNVSSSIIVLATLNVATNILLEASLTFIGLGVDPSIPTWGGMLADGRNYLETAWWVATFPGIAIMITVFGINLLGDWLRDELDPNLRV